The following are encoded in a window of Streptomyces sp. 11x1 genomic DNA:
- a CDS encoding response regulator: protein MASKEITLLIVDDDPVVTTALRAQVNRISGFRVVAVAHTGREALAATRRFAPRLVLLDLHLPDIPGLDVAHQLRRPDYPPTDVIVISGRRESAAVQAAMQRGALYYLIKPARTGTVEQTLLRYAAASAHLSASGQMVEQRAIDRVFRSLHLDAVVRPTGISPATEQVVLDALAAAGRDLSAHETAEAVGISRATARRYLEYLTDRGDVVANLRYGSSGRPQHRYRFCDS from the coding sequence ATGGCGTCGAAGGAGATAACCCTTCTCATTGTGGACGACGACCCTGTCGTCACCACTGCCCTACGGGCGCAGGTCAATCGGATCTCCGGGTTCCGGGTCGTGGCCGTCGCCCACACCGGACGCGAGGCGCTGGCCGCCACGCGCCGGTTCGCACCGCGCCTGGTGCTCCTTGATCTGCACCTGCCCGACATACCCGGCCTGGACGTGGCCCACCAGCTTCGGCGTCCCGACTACCCGCCCACGGACGTCATCGTGATCTCGGGCAGGAGGGAGTCCGCCGCCGTACAGGCGGCGATGCAGCGCGGCGCCCTCTACTACCTGATCAAGCCCGCCCGGACGGGCACCGTGGAGCAGACCCTCCTCAGATACGCGGCAGCGTCGGCCCATCTGTCGGCCAGCGGCCAGATGGTGGAGCAGCGCGCGATCGACCGCGTCTTCCGTTCCCTGCACCTCGACGCGGTGGTCCGTCCCACCGGAATCTCGCCCGCCACCGAGCAGGTGGTGCTCGACGCGCTGGCCGCCGCGGGACGGGACCTGTCGGCGCACGAGACCGCCGAGGCGGTCGGTATCAGCAGGGCCACCGCCAGGCGTTATCTCGAGTACCTCACCGACCGGGGGGACGTCGTGGCGAACCTGCGCTACGGGTCGTCGGGGCGGCCGCAGCACCGCTACCGCTTCTGCGATTCATGA
- a CDS encoding glutamate ABC transporter substrate-binding protein — protein MTSRRSILAALTCLVLGACGLPGPDSGPRFPEGSTMARIEDRSVFTVGIKFDHPLFGFKDPSTGRITGFDAEIARMVAKDLTGSEGSIRFIETMPRNREDFLRRGVVDIVVATYSISEERRKLVDFTDPYYYSRQDVLVRSDERGIRDLADLAGREVCTAAGSTSAQRLRGEVSRARLVIVDTYSECMSALVDGRIDAISTDESILLGLMSQYPDTVRLVGRPFGREPYAIGVRRGDTQFHDYLNGLIQQYVSDGRWDEAFRDTIGVMNVSAKTAKPSLSPSSPPISSPSR, from the coding sequence ATGACCTCCCGCCGCTCGATACTGGCCGCGCTGACCTGTCTGGTGCTCGGCGCCTGCGGCCTACCAGGGCCGGACTCCGGGCCACGGTTCCCCGAGGGCTCGACCATGGCCCGCATCGAGGACCGGAGCGTGTTCACCGTCGGCATCAAGTTCGACCATCCGCTCTTCGGGTTCAAAGATCCCTCGACCGGGCGGATCACCGGATTCGACGCGGAGATCGCCCGCATGGTGGCGAAGGACCTCACCGGCAGCGAGGGCAGCATCCGGTTCATCGAGACCATGCCGCGCAACCGCGAGGACTTCCTCCGCCGTGGTGTCGTGGACATCGTGGTGGCGACGTACTCGATCAGCGAAGAGCGCCGCAAGCTGGTGGACTTCACCGACCCGTACTACTACTCCAGGCAGGACGTGCTGGTCCGCAGCGATGAACGGGGCATCCGTGACCTCGCCGACCTCGCCGGCCGGGAGGTGTGCACGGCAGCGGGCTCCACGTCCGCGCAGCGGTTGCGGGGCGAGGTCTCGCGCGCCCGACTGGTGATCGTCGACACCTACAGTGAGTGCATGTCGGCGCTGGTCGACGGGCGGATCGACGCGATCAGCACGGACGAGTCCATCCTGCTGGGCCTGATGAGCCAGTATCCGGACACGGTCCGACTCGTCGGCAGGCCGTTCGGCAGGGAGCCGTACGCCATCGGTGTGCGCCGGGGCGACACCCAGTTCCACGACTATCTCAACGGGCTGATCCAGCAGTACGTGAGCGACGGCCGATGGGACGAGGCATTCCGGGACACCATCGGCGTGATGAACGTGTCCGCGAAGACGGCCAAGCCGTCCCTGTCCCCCTCCTCACCCCCCATTTCCTCACCGTCCCGCTGA
- a CDS encoding amino acid ABC transporter ATP-binding protein yields the protein MTEVMSATHQRAVPGTHLVVLDKVNKHYGHLHVLKDIDLAVSRGEVVVLIGPSGSGKSTLCRTINRLETIDSGTITVDGTPLPSEGRQLARLRAEVGMVFQSFNLFAHKTVLDNVILAPVKVLKQNRRAAEQRAHELLDRVGIGAQAHKYPAQLSGGQQQRVAIARALAMDPKVILFDEPTSALDPEMVNEVLDVMTALARDGMTMVVVTHEMGFARRAADRVVFMADGQIVEENTPHEFFDHPRSERAQSFLAKILTH from the coding sequence ATGACCGAGGTTATGTCCGCGACGCATCAGCGGGCGGTGCCGGGTACCCACCTGGTGGTGCTCGACAAGGTCAACAAGCACTACGGGCACCTGCATGTGCTGAAGGACATCGACCTGGCCGTGAGCCGCGGTGAGGTCGTCGTGCTGATCGGTCCCTCCGGGTCCGGCAAGTCCACGCTCTGCCGCACCATCAACCGGCTGGAGACGATCGATTCCGGCACCATCACCGTCGACGGAACGCCGTTGCCCTCCGAAGGCAGGCAGCTCGCACGACTGCGCGCCGAGGTCGGCATGGTCTTCCAGAGCTTCAACCTCTTCGCCCACAAGACCGTCCTGGACAACGTCATTCTCGCCCCGGTCAAGGTGCTGAAGCAGAACCGGAGGGCCGCCGAGCAGCGCGCCCACGAACTCCTCGACCGGGTCGGTATCGGGGCCCAGGCCCACAAGTACCCGGCCCAGCTGTCCGGAGGACAGCAGCAGCGGGTGGCCATCGCCCGGGCCCTGGCCATGGACCCGAAGGTGATCCTCTTCGACGAGCCGACCTCCGCCCTCGACCCCGAGATGGTCAACGAGGTACTGGACGTGATGACGGCCCTCGCCCGGGACGGCATGACGATGGTCGTGGTGACGCACGAGATGGGCTTCGCCCGCCGGGCCGCCGATCGCGTCGTGTTCATGGCCGACGGCCAGATCGTCGAGGAGAACACCCCCCACGAGTTCTTCGACCACCCGCGCAGCGAACGCGCCCAGTCGTTCCTCGCCAAGATCCTCACCCACTGA
- a CDS encoding glutamate ABC transporter substrate-binding protein, with amino-acid sequence MSKRLISVALTAVIVVLSVGACGNGGDDTGSSVVDRAAKDKKLVIGVKADQPGLGLRTPNGTFTGFDIDVAKYIAKELGVDEKDITFKEAVSANREAFLQQGQVDMVVATYSINDARKQKVSFAGPYLVAGQDLLVRKSNKDITGPQSLNGKKLCSVAGSTSAQLIKDKYAEEVQLQEERTYSACVDRVLSGQLDAVTTDNSILYGYAAQHPSELRVLDSPFSEENYGIGLKKDDKKGREAVNDALAKMASDGSWRDALNANLPASGFTVPRLERY; translated from the coding sequence ATGTCCAAGAGACTGATCAGCGTCGCTCTCACCGCCGTGATCGTCGTACTGAGCGTCGGCGCCTGCGGAAACGGCGGCGACGACACCGGATCGTCCGTCGTCGACCGGGCCGCGAAGGACAAGAAGCTCGTCATCGGCGTGAAGGCCGATCAGCCCGGGCTCGGCCTGCGCACCCCGAACGGGACCTTCACCGGCTTCGACATCGACGTCGCCAAGTACATCGCCAAGGAGCTCGGAGTCGACGAGAAGGACATCACCTTCAAGGAGGCCGTGTCGGCCAACAGGGAGGCGTTCCTCCAGCAGGGCCAGGTCGACATGGTCGTCGCCACCTACTCCATCAACGACGCCCGCAAGCAGAAGGTCTCCTTCGCCGGGCCCTACCTGGTCGCCGGCCAGGACCTGCTGGTCCGCAAGAGCAACAAGGACATCACCGGTCCGCAGTCGCTCAACGGCAAGAAGCTGTGCTCGGTCGCGGGCTCGACCTCCGCGCAGCTGATCAAGGACAAGTACGCCGAGGAGGTGCAGCTCCAGGAGGAACGGACCTACTCCGCATGCGTGGACCGGGTGCTCAGCGGCCAGTTGGACGCGGTCACCACCGACAACTCCATCCTCTACGGCTACGCGGCCCAGCACCCCAGCGAGTTGAGGGTGCTCGACTCGCCCTTCAGCGAGGAGAACTACGGCATCGGGCTGAAGAAGGACGACAAGAAGGGCCGGGAGGCCGTCAACGACGCACTGGCCAAGATGGCTTCCGACGGCTCCTGGAGGGATGCGCTCAACGCCAACCTCCCCGCCTCCGGATTCACTGTCCCGCGCCTCGAGCGGTACTGA
- a CDS encoding amino acid ABC transporter permease encodes MDALFTERETILAAFWMTLRLTAVSALGSLVLGTVLTGMRVSPLPVLRTASQVYVTVARNTPLTLVLLFTSLGVGANLGVEFSAQISVNNYWLAVLGLTAYTSAFVCEALRSGINTVPVGQAEAARAVGLGFGRTLGSVVLPQAFRAVIPPLGSILIALTKNTTVALVAGVAEASVRMREMIEIYGDQVIQIFLGFAAGFVVLCLPTGLLFGWLSRRLAVAR; translated from the coding sequence ATGGACGCACTGTTCACCGAGCGAGAGACGATCCTCGCCGCGTTCTGGATGACCCTGCGGCTCACCGCCGTCAGCGCGCTCGGCTCACTCGTGCTCGGCACCGTACTGACGGGGATGCGCGTCTCGCCCCTCCCGGTGCTGCGCACCGCCTCCCAGGTCTACGTGACGGTGGCCCGCAACACCCCGCTCACCCTGGTCCTGCTGTTCACCAGCCTGGGCGTGGGCGCCAATCTCGGTGTGGAGTTCTCCGCACAGATCAGCGTCAACAACTACTGGCTCGCCGTCCTCGGCCTGACCGCGTACACGTCGGCGTTCGTGTGCGAGGCCCTGCGGTCGGGCATCAACACCGTCCCCGTCGGGCAGGCGGAGGCGGCCCGGGCGGTGGGGCTCGGGTTCGGTCGGACTCTGGGCTCCGTCGTTCTGCCCCAGGCGTTCCGGGCGGTGATCCCGCCGCTCGGAAGCATTCTGATCGCGCTGACCAAGAACACCACCGTCGCCCTCGTGGCAGGGGTGGCGGAAGCCTCCGTCCGGATGCGGGAGATGATCGAAATCTACGGCGACCAAGTGATCCAGATCTTCCTCGGCTTCGCGGCGGGCTTCGTGGTGCTGTGCCTGCCGACCGGCCTGCTGTTCGGCTGGCTCTCGCGTCGCCTGGCGGTGGCCCGATGA
- a CDS encoding amino acid ABC transporter permease produces MSGYSNLYEVPGRRGIIRNRVLAAVITVVFGWLGYVVYARFDERDQWAAEKWQPLLRADVWTTFILPGLEGTLKAAGLGIVLAGAFGLVFATARMSEHAWIRVPAAAVVEFFRAVPLLLLIFCAFFGSFAITGTTISPFAAVVLGLTLYNGSVIAETLRAGVNSLPKGQAEAARALGMSKGQTMVFVLMPQAIVAMMPAIVSQFVVLLKDSALGFIVGYDELVDRGLNGIAANFSNVIPAALLVAATFIAINTALDALAHWLQRRVSKGRKVTREPGKGTAAPPSAAVDSALAKQL; encoded by the coding sequence ATGAGCGGCTACTCGAATCTGTACGAGGTCCCCGGCCGCCGGGGAATCATCCGCAACCGGGTGCTGGCGGCGGTGATCACCGTCGTCTTCGGCTGGCTCGGATACGTGGTGTACGCGCGGTTCGACGAGCGTGACCAGTGGGCGGCGGAGAAATGGCAGCCCCTGCTGCGCGCCGACGTCTGGACGACGTTCATCCTGCCGGGCCTGGAAGGCACTCTCAAGGCCGCAGGGCTGGGGATCGTGCTCGCGGGCGCCTTCGGGCTGGTCTTCGCGACGGCTCGGATGTCCGAACACGCTTGGATCCGTGTGCCCGCCGCAGCGGTCGTCGAGTTCTTCCGGGCCGTTCCCCTCCTGCTGCTCATCTTCTGCGCGTTCTTCGGCTCCTTCGCGATCACCGGAACGACCATCTCCCCGTTCGCCGCCGTGGTCCTCGGCCTCACCCTCTACAACGGGTCGGTCATCGCGGAGACGCTCCGGGCCGGAGTGAACAGCCTTCCCAAGGGACAGGCGGAGGCCGCACGGGCGCTTGGCATGAGCAAGGGCCAGACGATGGTGTTCGTCCTGATGCCCCAGGCGATCGTGGCCATGATGCCGGCCATCGTCAGCCAGTTCGTCGTCCTGCTGAAGGACTCTGCCCTGGGATTCATCGTCGGCTACGACGAACTCGTCGACCGTGGCCTGAACGGCATCGCCGCCAACTTCTCCAACGTGATCCCGGCTGCCCTGCTCGTCGCGGCGACATTCATCGCGATCAACACGGCGCTCGACGCGTTGGCGCACTGGCTGCAGCGGCGGGTCAGCAAGGGCAGAAAGGTGACGCGCGAGCCCGGCAAGGGCACGGCCGCACCGCCGTCCGCTGCCGTGGACAGCGCGCTCGCCAAACAGCTCTGA
- a CDS encoding aspartate ammonia-lyase, with amino-acid sequence MDEQFRYEHDLLGDLPVPRYAYFGIHTLRAVHNFPITGTRISTHGDLVNGLAAVKQAAALANRDLGLLDADKAEAIVAACEEIRSGELHDQFVVDVIQGGAGTSTNMNANEVIANRALELLGHNRGDYHHLHPLDDVNAGQSTNDAYPTAVKVALQAGTHRLQQAMATLRQAFRAKADEFADVVKTGRTQLQDAIPMTLGQEFGAYAVMLAEDEQRLAEATTLIREINLGGTAIGTGLNSHPRYAALACAHLSTITGVPLSTAADLVEATQDAGAFVQLSGVLKRIAVKLSKTCNDLRLLSSGPRAGLGEINLPAVQAGSSIMPGKVNPVIPEVVNQIAFKAIGNDITITMAAEAGQLQLNAFEPVIAHCLFESLGQLEAGCLTLADRCVNGITANREHLRAVVLNTIGIVTALSPVIGYAQASAVAQEALDRNLPVADVVLARELLAADELRRALRPETLARSSDRESHARASD; translated from the coding sequence ATGGACGAGCAGTTCCGCTACGAACACGACCTCCTCGGCGACCTTCCGGTGCCCCGATACGCCTACTTCGGCATCCACACCCTCCGGGCGGTGCACAACTTCCCCATCACCGGCACCCGTATCTCCACCCACGGCGACCTGGTCAACGGGCTGGCGGCCGTCAAGCAGGCGGCGGCGCTGGCCAACCGCGACCTGGGGCTCCTGGACGCCGACAAGGCCGAGGCCATCGTCGCCGCCTGCGAGGAGATCCGCTCCGGCGAGCTCCACGACCAGTTCGTCGTGGACGTCATCCAGGGTGGCGCGGGCACCTCCACCAACATGAACGCGAACGAGGTCATAGCCAACAGGGCCCTGGAACTTCTCGGTCACAACCGCGGCGACTACCACCACCTGCACCCCCTCGACGACGTGAACGCCGGGCAGAGCACCAACGACGCATACCCGACGGCGGTCAAGGTGGCCCTGCAGGCAGGCACTCACCGTCTCCAACAGGCCATGGCCACCCTGCGGCAAGCCTTCCGGGCCAAGGCCGACGAGTTCGCCGACGTCGTCAAGACCGGCCGCACGCAACTCCAGGACGCGATACCCATGACCCTCGGCCAGGAGTTCGGCGCGTACGCGGTGATGCTGGCCGAGGACGAACAGCGCCTGGCCGAGGCGACCACCCTGATCCGGGAGATCAACCTCGGAGGTACGGCCATCGGTACCGGCCTCAACTCCCACCCCCGCTACGCGGCACTGGCCTGCGCACACCTCAGCACCATCACCGGCGTGCCCCTGTCCACCGCCGCCGACCTGGTGGAGGCCACCCAGGACGCCGGAGCGTTCGTCCAGCTCTCCGGGGTGCTCAAGCGCATCGCCGTCAAGCTCTCCAAGACCTGCAACGACCTGCGTCTGCTGTCCTCCGGGCCCCGCGCAGGCCTCGGCGAGATCAACCTCCCCGCCGTACAGGCCGGCTCCAGCATCATGCCCGGCAAGGTCAACCCGGTGATCCCCGAGGTCGTCAACCAGATCGCCTTCAAGGCCATCGGCAATGACATCACCATCACCATGGCCGCTGAAGCGGGCCAGCTCCAGCTCAACGCCTTCGAACCGGTCATCGCCCACTGCCTGTTCGAAAGTCTCGGTCAGCTGGAGGCCGGATGCCTGACGCTGGCCGACCGCTGCGTGAACGGCATCACCGCCAATCGCGAGCACCTGCGCGCGGTCGTGCTCAACACCATCGGGATCGTCACCGCCCTCAGCCCCGTCATCGGCTACGCGCAGGCCAGTGCCGTCGCACAGGAGGCACTGGACAGAAACCTGCCCGTGGCCGACGTGGTCCTGGCACGGGAACTGCTCGCCGCCGACGAACTCCGGCGCGCTCTGCGTCCCGAGACGCTCGCCAGAAGTAGTGACCGGGAGTCGCACGCACGCGCGTCGGACTGA
- a CDS encoding GDP-L-fucose synthase, producing MSSPASAPCGYAHRPLDRSARVFVAGSRGLVGSAVCRHLEREGFTDVVGPGSAQLDLRERRAVLDWFAATRPDVVVLAAARVGGIKANATRPTEFLSDNLRIQVNVLDAALEQGVERLLFLGSSCVYPKFADQPIREEALLTGALEPTNDAYAIAKIAGLLHVQAVRRQHGLPWISAMPTNLYGPGDNFHPEHSHVLASLIRRFHEARTAGARQVVNWGTGTPRREFLHVDDLARACLYLLEHYDADGSVNVGTGTDLTIREAAELVAEVVGYQGAIEWDAALPDGTPRKVLDVSRITTLGWAPRIGLREGIAEAYAWYVEHRASAAL from the coding sequence GTGAGCTCCCCCGCCTCAGCACCGTGCGGGTACGCTCACCGCCCCCTCGACCGCTCCGCGCGCGTATTCGTGGCCGGAAGCCGTGGACTCGTCGGTTCCGCGGTGTGCCGGCATCTGGAGCGGGAGGGCTTCACCGACGTGGTCGGCCCCGGCTCCGCCCAACTGGACCTGCGCGAGCGCCGTGCCGTCCTCGACTGGTTCGCGGCCACCCGGCCGGATGTGGTGGTGCTGGCCGCCGCCCGGGTGGGCGGGATCAAAGCGAATGCCACCCGTCCCACGGAGTTCCTCTCCGACAACCTGCGTATCCAGGTCAACGTGCTGGACGCGGCCCTGGAACAGGGGGTGGAGCGGTTGCTGTTCCTGGGCTCCAGCTGCGTCTATCCGAAATTCGCCGACCAGCCCATTCGAGAGGAGGCGTTGCTGACCGGTGCCTTGGAGCCGACCAACGACGCCTACGCCATCGCCAAGATCGCCGGGCTCCTGCACGTGCAGGCCGTGCGGCGGCAGCACGGTCTCCCCTGGATTTCCGCCATGCCGACCAACCTTTACGGCCCCGGCGACAACTTTCATCCCGAGCACTCCCATGTCCTGGCATCACTGATCCGGCGCTTCCACGAGGCCCGAACGGCAGGGGCACGGCAAGTGGTGAACTGGGGTACCGGAACACCTCGCCGGGAGTTCCTGCACGTGGATGATCTGGCTCGGGCATGCCTGTACCTGCTGGAGCACTACGACGCGGACGGATCGGTGAATGTCGGCACCGGCACGGACCTGACGATCCGGGAGGCCGCCGAACTGGTGGCAGAGGTCGTCGGCTACCAGGGGGCCATCGAGTGGGACGCGGCCCTGCCGGACGGCACCCCACGCAAGGTCCTTGACGTCTCCCGGATCACCACTCTGGGATGGGCCCCGCGTATCGGCCTGCGGGAGGGGATCGCCGAAGCGTACGCCTGGTACGTGGAACACCGAGCGTCCGCCGCCCTGTGA
- a CDS encoding polysaccharide biosynthesis tyrosine autokinase has product MDLRDYLRVLSRRWRAITVLALLGTAVGALITYTANPEYRATAKLFVSVREGSDTLQLAQGNVFTQARVRSYAEVAASPLVSRHVVEALDLDMTPHQLSRRISATTQPDTVLLRLTVTDTRPERAARISNAVAKRFAEVVRGLERPEDARTSPVRLSITQPASVPSAPSSPRPAVNLAIGLMAGLALGAGFAVARESMDRSVRGLQSLTELLAGFGGPPVLGSVAHDPRTTRHPVALLDDLHGLRAEGFRQLRTSLRFVDVDQPPKVIAVTSPLPREGKTSVAINLAAALAETGASVCLVDADLRRPSTARVLGLVRDAGLTTVLIGQAEVHQVLQSGGSFSVLTSGSVPPNPTELLGSDQLKAVLRDLAEKFDHVVVDTAPVLPVADASVIATVVDGYLVVVRASRTSRDQVGAALRTLQQVGASVLGTVLNMTSSKEEGSTYGYAYEYRPQHRTAGLFSKRRGSGHMPPAGGAPALPTPGGEQDAQATGTQEALDGEPHAMTADRSAQR; this is encoded by the coding sequence TTGGACCTGCGCGACTACCTACGAGTCCTCTCTCGCCGCTGGCGTGCCATCACTGTGCTGGCCCTGCTCGGAACGGCGGTCGGTGCACTCATCACCTACACGGCGAACCCCGAGTACCGGGCCACCGCGAAGCTCTTCGTGTCCGTGCGGGAGGGGTCCGACACCCTCCAGCTCGCACAAGGAAATGTCTTCACCCAGGCTCGGGTCCGGTCGTACGCGGAGGTGGCGGCGAGTCCTCTGGTGTCCCGGCACGTCGTGGAGGCCCTGGATCTCGACATGACGCCGCATCAACTGAGCCGTCGCATCAGCGCGACCACGCAGCCTGACACGGTGCTGCTCCGGCTCACCGTCACGGACACCCGGCCGGAGCGGGCTGCCCGCATCAGCAACGCTGTGGCCAAGCGCTTCGCAGAGGTGGTCCGCGGCCTTGAGCGCCCGGAGGACGCGAGGACGTCCCCGGTGCGGCTGAGCATCACCCAACCGGCCTCCGTGCCCTCCGCTCCCTCTTCCCCGCGCCCGGCGGTGAACCTCGCCATCGGGCTGATGGCCGGGCTGGCCCTCGGGGCCGGATTCGCCGTGGCCAGGGAGTCGATGGATCGCTCGGTACGCGGCCTTCAGAGTCTCACCGAGCTCCTGGCCGGGTTCGGCGGCCCTCCCGTGCTCGGGAGCGTCGCGCACGACCCGCGGACCACCCGCCATCCCGTGGCATTGCTAGACGACTTGCACGGACTGCGCGCCGAGGGCTTCCGGCAGCTGCGCACCAGTCTGCGGTTTGTGGACGTGGACCAGCCGCCGAAGGTGATCGCGGTAACCAGCCCGCTGCCTCGTGAGGGGAAGACCAGTGTCGCGATCAACCTGGCCGCGGCGCTGGCCGAGACCGGTGCCTCGGTGTGCCTGGTCGACGCCGACCTGCGCCGGCCTTCCACGGCCCGCGTCCTGGGGCTGGTGCGGGACGCCGGGTTGACCACCGTGCTGATCGGCCAGGCCGAGGTGCACCAAGTGCTGCAGTCCGGGGGCTCCTTCTCGGTGCTGACCAGTGGCTCGGTGCCGCCCAATCCCACCGAGCTGCTGGGCAGCGACCAGTTGAAGGCCGTGCTGCGCGACCTCGCCGAGAAGTTCGACCATGTCGTGGTGGACACCGCGCCGGTGCTGCCGGTGGCGGACGCATCCGTGATCGCCACCGTCGTGGACGGCTACCTGGTGGTGGTGCGGGCTTCACGCACCAGCCGCGACCAGGTCGGCGCAGCTCTTCGCACACTGCAGCAGGTCGGTGCTTCCGTGCTCGGTACGGTCCTGAACATGACGTCGTCGAAGGAGGAGGGCAGCACGTATGGCTATGCGTACGAATACCGGCCGCAGCACCGGACAGCCGGCCTATTCTCCAAGCGACGCGGCAGCGGGCACATGCCGCCCGCCGGTGGCGCTCCGGCCCTGCCGACTCCAGGCGGAGAGCAGGATGCCCAGGCCACGGGCACGCAGGAGGCACTCGACGGCGAGCCTCACGCCATGACCGCCGACCGGAGCGCTCAGCGGTGA